A region from the Triticum urartu cultivar G1812 chromosome 1, Tu2.1, whole genome shotgun sequence genome encodes:
- the LOC125509222 gene encoding NAD-dependent malic enzyme 59 kDa isoform, mitochondrial-like yields the protein MWRHAAARRSAQIRRLLSTSAPSSGAGSAVRGPCIVHKRGTDILHDPWYNKDTAFPLTERDRLGLRGLLPPRVMSFEQQYERFINSYHSLEHNTQGEPDSVVSLAKWRILNRLHDRNETLYYRVLIDNIKDFAPIIYTPTVGLVCENYSGLFRRPRGMYFSAKDKGEMMSMIYNWPAEKVDMIVVTDGSRILGLGDLGVQGIGIPIGKLDVYVAAAGINPQKVLPIMLDVGTNNEELLEDKLYLGLRQPRLEGEEYLAVVDEFMEAVHARWPKAIVQFEDFQMKWAFETLQRYRSRFCMFNDDVQGTAGVALAGLLGAVRAQGRPLADFTKQKIVVVGAGSAGIGVLNMAKHAMLRMPGTHKIGELGEGHNQFWVLDKDGLITKSRKDLDPAVARFARGYGPEEVEDLHEGASLVEVVKKVKPHVLLGLSGVGGIFNEEVLKAMKESDSPCPAIFAMSNPTTKAECTPEDVFKHVGENAVFASGSPFSNVTLSNGRKGYANQANNMYLFPGIGLGALLSGARHISDGMLHAAAECLASYITDDAIRKGILFPSISSIRHITARVGAAVARAAVDEDLAEGCPDLDPRDLRSMSESDTVDYVARKMWYPVYSPLVNDK from the exons ATGTGGCGCCATGCGGCGGCCAGGCGGTCGGCGCAGATCCGGCGGCTCCTGTCCACGTCCGCCCCCTCGTCGGGCGCCGGCTCCGCCGTGCGCGGCCCCTGCATCGTGCACAAGCGCGGCACCGACATCCTCCACGACCCCTGGTACAACAAG GACACGGCGTTCCCCCTCACGGAGCGGGACCGCCTCGGCCTCCGGGGCCTGCTCCCGCCGCGGGTCATGTCGTTCGAGCAGCAGTACGAGCGCTTCA TAAACTCGTACCATTCGCTGGAGCACAACACGCAGGGGGAGCCCGATTCCGTGGTCTCGCTGGCCAAGTGGAGGATCCTCAACAGGCTGCACGACCGGAACGAGACGTTGTACTACAGG GTGCTAATTGACAATATCAAGGATTTCGCGCCCATAATATACACCCCTACTGTCGGCTTGGTCTGCGAAAACTACAGCGGGCTGTTCAGGCGTCCCCGCGGGATGTACTTCAGTGCAAAGGATAAAGGGGAGATGATGTCGATGATTTACAACTGGCCAGCAGAGAAG GTTGACATGATAGTTGTGACTGATGGGAGTCGGATTCTAGGTTTAGGTGATCTTGGAGTTCAGGGCATAGGTATACCTATTGGTAAACTTGATGTTTATGTTGCAGCTGCTGGTATCAACCCACAGAAG GTTCTTCCAATAATGCTTGACGTGGGAACAAATAATGAAGAACTCCTTGAAGACAAGCTAT ATTTAGGATTGAGGCAACCTAGGTTGGAAGGAGAGGAATACTTAGCTGTTGTAGATGAGTTCATGGAAGCTGTTCATGCACGGTGGCCTAAAGCAATTGTACAG TTTGAAGACTTCCAAATGAAATGGGCATTTGAAACTCTTCAGAGGTATCGGAGCCGATTTTGCATGTTCAATGATGATGTGCAG GGGACAGCAGGAGTTGCTCTAGCTGGTCTACTTGGAGCTGTTAGAGCACAAGGTCGACCCCTCGCAGATTTTACTAAGCAGAAGATAGTTGTGGTGGGAGCTGGAAG TGCTGGGATAGGTGTGCTTAACATGGCTAAACATGCAATGTTAAGGATGCCAGGGACCCATAAAATTGGAGAACTGGGCGAAGGACACAATCAATTCTGGGTTCTGGACAAAGAT GGCCTTATTACCAAAAGTAGAAAGGATCTGGATCCAGCTGTTGCTCGTTTTGCTAGAGGTTATGGTCCTGAAGAGGTCGAAGATCTCCATGAGGGGGCTAGTCTTGTTGAAGTG GTCAAGAAAGTGAAGCCTCATGTCCTTTTAGGACTATCTGGAGTTGGCGGGATATTTAATGAGGAG GTTCTCAAGGCTATGAAAGAATCTGACTCCCCCTGCCCTGCAATTTTTGCAATGTCCAACCCAACAACTAAAG CTGAATGTACGCCTGAAGATGTATTCAAGCATGTTGGAGAAAATGCAGTATTTGCCAGTGGAAGCCCTTTCAGTAATGTTACTTTAA GCAATGGTAGAAAAGGCTATGCTAATCAAGCGAACAACATGTATCTGTTTCCTGG GATTGGTTTAGGAGCCCTTCTGTCAGGTGCTCGGCATATCTCGGATGGCATGCTCCATGCTGCAGCTGAGTG CCTTGCTTCATACATCACAGATGATGCGATTCGAAAAGGAATCCTCTTTCCTTCAATTTCAAG TATCAGGCACATCACCGCACGTGTCGGCGCTGCAGTCGCCCGTGCTGCTGTTGATGAAGATCTGGCCGAGGGATGCCCTGACTTGGATCCTCGGGACCTCAGGAGCATGTCAGAG TCGGATACGGTGGACTACGTGGCTCGGAAGATGTGGTACCCTGTTTACAGCCCACTTGTCAACGACAAATAG
- the LOC125532846 gene encoding uncharacterized protein LOC125532846, with product MAAGWSSLPADILNEISGRLNTDADQLHAHQVCAHWRASISPPAAYRPWVVAARQAPDGLSPVGEYSLQLPRGVPGVDFKAAPPGLPYCCGTPRGWFALADDVRSPTRLVMWEPHSGTEIPLPCLSPVFQVFLSSDPLESSHWMAVATKHRWPEAHILFFWRPGDAAWSGPAKVPCAELHSVEFHAGNIYCIDGMSNVSIYDLKLGTASPPVLLRCFGMSPNQASESWETRKYWKDSVRAVHVVACRGELLLVLLFHGRRPSLMEVYRPAWTPAEWPFRVGERVTDLGDYALFLGCGDAVALSAKEYPAIRGNCVYYLVHNLPKYRKHWAMVYEIASHTIHMNDLRTMPSLRIS from the coding sequence ATGGCCGCCGGCTGGTCCTCCCTCCCCGCCGATATTCTCAATGAGATCTCGGGTCGCCTGAACACCGACGCAGACCAGCTCCACGCCCACCAGGTATGCGCCCACTGGCGAGCCTCAATTTCTCCTCCGGCCGCCTACCGCCCGTGGGTCGTCGCCGCCCGACAGGCCCCCGACGGACTGAGCCCAGTCGGCGAGTACTCCCTCCAGCTCCCTCGCGGCGTCCCGGGCGTCGACTTCAAGGCGGCCCCACCCGGCCTCCCGTACTGCTGCGGCACGCCCCGCGGCTGGTTCGCCCTTGCGGACGACGTCCGGTCCCCCACGCGGCTCGTGATGTGGGAGCCCCACTCCGGCACCGAGATCCCGCTTCCATGCCTGTCCCCGGTCTTCCAGGTCTTCCTCTCCAGCGACCCGCTCGAGTCGTCGCACTGGATGGCCGTCGCGACCAAGCACAGATGGCCCGAGGCGCACATCCTCTTCTTCTGGCGGCCCGGGGACGCCGCCTGGAGCGGCCCGGCCAAGGTTCCTTGCGCGGAACTCCACAGCGTCGAGTTCCATGCGGGGAACATATACTGCATCGACGGCATGTCTAACGTGTCCATCTACGATCTCAAGCTCGGCACGGCGTCCCCTCCCGTGCTCCTCCGGTGCTTCGGCATGAGCCCTAATCAGGCGTCGGAGTCGTGGGAGACCCGCAAGTACTGGAAGGACAGCGTGCGTGCGGTGCACGTCGTGGCCTGCCGAGGCGAGCTCCTGCTCGTGCTGCTGTTCCACGGCCGCCGCCCGTCGCTCATGGAAGTCTACAGGCCGGCGTGGACGCCCGCTGAATGGCCCTTCCGGGTCGGTGAGAGGGTGACTGACCTCGGGGACTACGCGCTCTTCCTCGGCTGTGGCGACGCCGTTGCGCTGTCTGCCAAGGAGTACCCTGCGATCAGGGGGAACTGCGTTTACTACCTGGTGCACAACCTCCCCAAGTACAGGAAGCATTGGGCAATGGTGTACGAAATTGCTTCACACACGATACACATGAATGATCTGCGAACGATGCCTTCTCTACGCATCAGCTAA